The Isachenkonia alkalipeptolytica genome has a window encoding:
- a CDS encoding DUF1295 domain-containing protein, with translation MHSIIIESILVLFVYFFLFFVVGTAIKNNSIVDMGWGIGFVILAWFTTLRSGNFGGANLLITILISIWGIRLFYHILKRNLGKGEDFRYANWRKEWGKWVIPRAFFQVYMLQGVFMFIVALPVILINTQGSPGDITLFSMIGLVIWLIGFFFESVGDYQLKKFKENPENKGKIMDSGLWKYTRHPNYFGEATMWWGLGVISISAGGSIAVFISPIVITYLLLFVSGVPMLEKSFDKRPGYQEYKEVTPKFFPWFPKKK, from the coding sequence ATGCATTCCATTATTATAGAATCCATCCTTGTATTGTTTGTTTATTTCTTTCTGTTTTTTGTGGTAGGAACGGCTATTAAAAACAACTCCATCGTAGATATGGGATGGGGGATCGGCTTTGTAATTCTGGCCTGGTTTACCACCCTGCGCTCGGGAAACTTCGGAGGGGCCAATTTATTAATAACGATCCTGATCAGTATTTGGGGAATCCGTCTGTTTTATCATATTCTGAAGCGGAACCTGGGTAAAGGGGAGGACTTTCGCTATGCCAACTGGCGGAAGGAATGGGGAAAATGGGTGATCCCCAGGGCCTTTTTCCAGGTGTATATGCTCCAAGGGGTATTTATGTTTATCGTGGCCCTGCCGGTGATTTTGATCAACACCCAGGGAAGCCCGGGAGACATCACCCTGTTTTCCATGATCGGACTGGTAATTTGGTTGATCGGATTTTTCTTTGAAAGTGTGGGGGACTATCAATTGAAAAAGTTTAAAGAAAACCCGGAAAACAAAGGAAAAATCATGGATTCCGGTCTTTGGAAATACACCCGGCATCCCAATTATTTCGGAGAGGCCACCATGTGGTGGGGCCTTGGGGTTATTTCCATTTCCGCAGGGGGGTCCATCGCGGTTTTCATTAGTCCCATTGTGATCACTTATTTACTGCTGTTCGTTTCCGGGGTACCGATGCTGGAAAAAAGCTTTGATAAACGACCGGGGTATCAGGAGTATAAAGAAGTTACACCAAAGTTTTTTCCCTGGTTTCCAAAGAAAAAATAA